From a region of the Leptolyngbya sp. FACHB-261 genome:
- a CDS encoding helix-turn-helix domain-containing protein: MRQGTIKVVDAVSKEVVPLPVTPGTSLLAKSSSQLLNELNIDRLRMPASEMPEVIVQDHLLTLQLSPQHLFETWEEGQLKQIHKGIGSVTLAPSGFRFRGRWDQEVEILVLTLKPAVIARCAAELHDANQTELVRCTGKPDPQIWHLGLALEAEFKEGNPNGQYFWESLTNAIAIRVLKQYSTFEPEIQHYSGSLSPQQLKHAIEYISDNLSSQLSLNVLAAMLGMSPYYFERLFKQSVGHTPHQYILQCRIERAKQLLQTTQLPIMEIAFRVGCKNHSHFSKLFRKLTGMAPKTYRNQL; this comes from the coding sequence ATGAGACAAGGGACGATCAAAGTTGTTGATGCTGTGAGCAAAGAGGTTGTGCCATTACCGGTCACTCCAGGTACTTCCCTATTAGCCAAATCCTCGTCTCAACTTCTCAATGAACTGAACATCGACCGCCTCCGTATGCCAGCCTCGGAAATGCCCGAGGTAATTGTTCAAGATCATCTGCTAACACTGCAATTGAGCCCTCAGCATTTATTCGAAACCTGGGAAGAGGGGCAGCTCAAACAGATTCACAAGGGAATTGGTAGTGTCACTCTAGCTCCCTCTGGATTCAGGTTTCGGGGTAGATGGGATCAAGAGGTTGAAATTCTAGTTCTGACGCTTAAACCGGCTGTAATCGCCAGGTGTGCCGCCGAATTGCATGATGCCAATCAAACTGAACTCGTTCGTTGTACTGGCAAACCTGATCCCCAGATTTGGCATCTTGGATTAGCCCTAGAAGCCGAATTCAAAGAGGGAAATCCTAATGGTCAGTACTTCTGGGAATCTCTAACCAATGCAATCGCGATTAGAGTGCTCAAGCAATATTCAACCTTTGAGCCAGAAATTCAACATTACTCAGGCAGTCTGTCCCCTCAGCAACTAAAACATGCAATTGAATACATTAGCGACAACCTCAGCAGCCAGCTTTCGTTGAATGTGCTTGCAGCAATGCTTGGCATGAGCCCATACTATTTCGAGCGATTATTCAAACAGTCAGTTGGGCATACACCTCATCAATATATTCTGCAATGTCGGATAGAGAGAGCTAAGCAGCTCTTGCAAACAACTCAGCTACCCATTATGGAAATTGCCTTCCGAGTGGGCTGCAAAAACCACAGCCATTTCTCAAAACTGTTCCGAAAACTAACGGGGATGGCGCCTAAAACTTATCGCAATCAGCTTTAG
- a CDS encoding kelch repeat-containing protein, which translates to MTWSAVYDGKVHVIGGYDYKGGFQGRYHQVYDPKANAWSEKAPIPQGANHIGLAVLNDKIYAVGGFLEQNKTPHNKVFAYDVAANRWAEVAPLPKPLGAVATVTLNGKIHAIGGRDTVSVGDHYVYDPATNTWSELAPLPGARDHTGAVVVNGFIHVLGGRFNQFEYNTNLHHVYSPNTNQWKERAPIPTPRSGHGAVWYRNRIFVFGGEGNGFVYGQVEAYDPTTNSWQSYASMPTPRHGMGASLVDDTIYIAGGGPVTGGSLMTSTNEAFTLGTQGR; encoded by the coding sequence ATGACATGGAGCGCCGTTTATGACGGGAAGGTTCACGTCATCGGAGGGTATGACTACAAGGGTGGATTTCAAGGGCGCTACCACCAGGTCTACGATCCAAAAGCCAATGCATGGTCAGAGAAAGCTCCAATTCCCCAAGGTGCTAATCACATTGGTCTGGCAGTTTTGAATGACAAAATCTACGCAGTCGGTGGTTTTTTAGAGCAGAACAAAACCCCCCACAACAAAGTGTTTGCCTACGATGTTGCTGCTAATCGTTGGGCCGAAGTTGCTCCCTTGCCCAAGCCATTAGGCGCAGTCGCAACAGTTACCCTGAATGGCAAGATCCATGCGATTGGCGGACGCGATACTGTCAGCGTTGGCGATCACTATGTCTATGATCCCGCTACAAATACATGGTCAGAGTTAGCTCCCCTGCCTGGTGCTCGCGACCACACAGGAGCCGTTGTTGTAAATGGCTTCATCCATGTGTTGGGTGGACGTTTCAACCAGTTTGAGTACAACACAAATCTGCATCATGTCTATTCCCCGAACACTAATCAGTGGAAGGAACGTGCTCCGATTCCAACGCCTCGTTCAGGGCATGGGGCAGTGTGGTATCGCAATCGCATCTTCGTTTTCGGAGGCGAAGGAAACGGCTTTGTCTATGGCCAGGTTGAAGCCTATGATCCAACAACAAACTCTTGGCAGAGCTACGCATCAATGCCAACACCACGTCACGGCATGGGGGCATCGCTTGTAGATGACACAATCTATATTGCAGGTGGTGGTCCGGTGACTGGTGGCTCACTGATGACTTCAACAAATGAAGCTTTCACGCTGGGTACCCAAGGACGGTAG